Proteins encoded together in one Marinobacter salsuginis window:
- a CDS encoding polyphosphate polymerase domain-containing protein has protein sequence MNMAVTGPREGFRGHSLADQMQARLMNRVDTKFLVPAHRLDACLRGLEHHYSMLEIDGNRRFTYDTLYFDTPGRQLYLDHHNGKLNRFKLRVRHYRETGDSFLEVKKKSNRERTIKNRLPLTSQTVASGEVNHFLEEQLGLPVAGMLPALFVSYRRMTLMSPLGTERITLDTGLAFHSADRQSGIRLPDVAVFEVKYDRKIPCSPLLDRLGQLGCRPVQFSKYCVGTSLLFGHECKTNRFKPLLRRLHGIGS, from the coding sequence ATGAACATGGCCGTCACCGGCCCGCGGGAAGGATTCCGCGGGCACAGCCTGGCTGATCAGATGCAGGCCCGTTTGATGAACCGGGTCGACACCAAGTTCCTGGTGCCGGCCCACCGGCTGGATGCTTGCCTGCGTGGATTGGAGCACCACTACTCCATGTTGGAGATCGACGGCAACCGGCGATTCACCTACGACACCCTGTATTTCGACACTCCCGGACGTCAGCTGTACCTCGATCACCATAACGGCAAACTGAACCGGTTCAAGCTCCGCGTCCGCCACTACCGCGAAACCGGGGACAGCTTCCTGGAGGTGAAGAAAAAGAGCAATCGGGAGAGAACCATCAAGAACCGTTTACCGCTCACCTCGCAAACCGTTGCGAGCGGAGAGGTGAACCACTTTCTGGAAGAGCAATTGGGCCTTCCGGTGGCAGGGATGCTGCCGGCTCTTTTTGTCAGCTATCGTCGGATGACCCTGATGAGCCCATTGGGGACTGAGCGCATCACCCTAGATACCGGACTGGCGTTTCATTCGGCCGACCGCCAGAGCGGTATTCGCTTGCCCGACGTTGCGGTTTTCGAGGTCAAGTATGATCGGAAAATCCCCTGCTCCCCCTTGCTTGACCGCCTTGGTCAGCTTGGCTGCCGACCCGTGCAGTTCAGCAAGTACTGCGTTGGCACCAGCCTGTTGTTCGGCCACGAATGCAAAACCAATCGCTTCAAACCGCTGTTGAGGAGACTCCATGGAATCGGCAGTTGA
- a CDS encoding CotH kinase family protein codes for MKITTFGRKTGYGHGLWSLAFVGMALLAGCGGGGGDTEVSSPSDFEPPAEPVNIGGDAELYDPDRLINVSVTMSPADFSQLKSEARTLASTDRECVPEFDYTEFTASVTIDGDRMDRVIVRKKGYMGSLSPSIPSLKLDFDDLWPGRTYQNMTRMTLNNNRQDPSNARQCLAYDQFRQAGIAAPKCNYARVSVNGQDLGVFTNVEPIKKPFLARAFGDDDGNQYEAQTADFGTWLSRRFEKKTNEKENDRTDLQAVTDALALPDEQMVNVLPQLVDVDEFIRFWAVETLLGAWDSATGNANNFHIYRDPGDGLFHFIPWGADTAFRGAHPLKPLTGVLYRNFSLADRLFNIPEYRARYEAELQDLLATQWDETALLAEVARIRELTGTTADAAASLKTFISGRGEAGDGDYRPARRAVIEQAIAEETPTGEVYRLSDTKPDCGAPATTSLTGSIKSEGGADTGAFRFTLPGGQSVNASLTFAAFEVDSLVYSVDRESKPAVISLLLIGADVNDNFTPYVLQLFIEASDYVPGTHQFHGFATNALLFEVDESQLGDVRTLALGAEGAMTITRAGTGASEGDVELTLDATLEYDSGIQ; via the coding sequence ATGAAAATAACAACGTTTGGCCGGAAAACCGGCTATGGACACGGGCTTTGGTCACTGGCGTTTGTCGGCATGGCGCTGCTGGCCGGCTGTGGTGGCGGAGGTGGAGACACCGAGGTTTCGAGCCCTTCCGATTTCGAACCACCTGCGGAGCCCGTGAATATCGGCGGCGATGCCGAACTTTACGATCCTGATCGGCTGATAAACGTGTCGGTCACCATGAGCCCTGCCGATTTCAGCCAACTGAAATCGGAAGCCCGCACCCTGGCCAGCACCGACCGGGAATGTGTCCCCGAGTTCGACTACACGGAATTTACCGCCAGTGTCACCATCGACGGTGACCGCATGGACCGGGTGATTGTGCGCAAGAAAGGCTACATGGGCTCCCTGAGTCCCAGCATTCCCTCTCTGAAGCTGGATTTTGACGATCTCTGGCCAGGTCGCACCTATCAGAACATGACCCGGATGACCCTGAACAATAACCGTCAGGACCCATCCAATGCCCGCCAGTGCCTGGCCTATGACCAGTTCCGCCAGGCCGGGATCGCCGCGCCGAAATGCAACTACGCCAGGGTGTCGGTGAATGGGCAGGATCTGGGTGTGTTTACCAATGTCGAACCCATCAAGAAGCCGTTTCTGGCTCGTGCATTCGGCGACGACGATGGCAACCAGTACGAGGCCCAGACGGCAGATTTCGGAACCTGGCTGAGCCGGCGTTTCGAGAAGAAAACCAACGAAAAAGAGAACGACCGTACTGACCTGCAGGCGGTTACCGATGCTCTGGCTTTGCCCGACGAGCAGATGGTGAATGTATTGCCGCAGCTGGTGGATGTGGATGAATTTATCCGGTTCTGGGCGGTGGAAACCCTGTTGGGCGCCTGGGATTCCGCCACGGGCAACGCCAACAACTTCCACATCTACCGGGACCCCGGAGACGGCCTGTTCCATTTTATTCCTTGGGGTGCCGATACGGCATTCCGTGGCGCGCACCCCCTCAAGCCCCTGACGGGGGTGCTCTATCGCAATTTCTCGCTGGCGGACCGGCTGTTCAATATCCCCGAGTACCGGGCGCGCTATGAGGCCGAGCTCCAAGACCTGCTGGCCACCCAGTGGGACGAAACCGCGTTATTGGCGGAAGTGGCGCGGATTCGCGAACTTACGGGAACCACCGCGGACGCGGCAGCCAGCCTGAAAACCTTCATCAGCGGCCGCGGTGAGGCCGGCGATGGCGACTACCGGCCAGCGCGCAGGGCCGTCATTGAACAGGCCATCGCCGAAGAAACGCCCACCGGGGAAGTCTACCGGCTTTCGGATACAAAGCCTGACTGCGGTGCCCCGGCGACAACCAGCCTGACCGGCAGCATCAAGTCCGAGGGCGGTGCCGACACGGGAGCCTTCCGCTTTACGCTGCCGGGTGGTCAGTCGGTGAATGCGAGCCTGACTTTTGCTGCCTTTGAGGTGGACAGCCTGGTGTACTCGGTCGATCGAGAGTCGAAGCCGGCCGTCATAAGCCTTCTGCTGATTGGCGCGGATGTTAACGACAATTTCACGCCCTATGTCCTGCAACTGTTTATCGAGGCATCCGATTACGTGCCCGGTACCCATCAGTTCCACGGCTTTGCCACCAACGCTCTGCTGTTCGAGGTGGACGAAAGCCAGCTTGGCGATGTGCGCACCCTGGCCCTGGGCGCAGAGGGCGCGATGACCATCACCCGCGCAGGCACCGGCGCCAGTGAGGGAGACGTGGAACTGACCCTGGATGCCACCCTGGAATACGATTCGGGCATCCAATGA
- a CDS encoding sensor histidine kinase: MKLLSGIDQIRQLPAWRQRRFERFYHTQYRYRVLPLFADVYLVIAFIGTLLFLGGLALNPDAPDIFGTYLIYTAILTGLIAAHRFTRLRRSAPMIVYLVFFNMAVFSYLGYITTGATLAPIVGLFFFISSVGIITLSLLHTSLIILINLSLLVLCTFLAVDSHEVAETLIGILTNWLILMCLVVAPLSAWFLSQFLRNLLALQFLLRDRNRQLSRTLETLKITEERLAQEQKQQALSHMAKGLLHEIMNPLNCASQAVDFASSVNRDSEVAGALTDASTHQKRIADIVSDLIEFSRPVPEHNLETADLRKLVATATGFCRHQLRGVELHINIPDGTLLPCYPSALTQVFVNLLLNGASAVSNSHGHGKIEITAESTDTAHRIWIRDNGQGIAPEDIKRLADPFYSTSDTPDNLGLGLSICQTIMRHHKGSMWITSEPGQWTEVTLTLPKTAARRGG, from the coding sequence GTGAAACTGCTTTCCGGCATCGATCAGATCCGCCAACTGCCCGCCTGGCGCCAGCGGCGCTTCGAGCGCTTCTACCACACCCAGTATCGCTACCGGGTGCTGCCGCTGTTCGCTGACGTTTACCTGGTCATTGCCTTCATCGGCACCCTGCTGTTCCTGGGCGGGCTGGCGCTGAACCCGGACGCACCGGATATTTTCGGCACCTACCTGATCTACACAGCGATCCTGACCGGCCTGATTGCCGCTCACCGGTTCACGCGCCTACGCCGGTCCGCGCCGATGATCGTCTACCTGGTATTTTTCAACATGGCCGTGTTCAGTTACCTGGGGTACATCACAACAGGTGCGACTCTCGCTCCCATCGTGGGACTGTTCTTTTTTATCAGCTCCGTGGGCATCATTACCCTGTCTCTGCTGCACACCAGCCTGATTATCCTGATTAACCTATCCCTGCTGGTACTTTGCACGTTTTTGGCGGTAGACAGCCACGAGGTGGCCGAAACCCTGATCGGCATTCTGACCAACTGGCTGATTCTGATGTGCCTTGTCGTCGCGCCCCTGTCGGCGTGGTTCCTGTCGCAGTTTCTGCGCAATCTGCTGGCTCTCCAGTTCCTGCTGCGCGACCGGAACCGCCAGCTGTCCCGCACCCTGGAGACCCTGAAAATCACGGAAGAGAGACTGGCCCAGGAGCAGAAACAACAGGCTCTGAGCCATATGGCGAAAGGACTTTTGCACGAAATCATGAACCCGCTGAACTGCGCCAGCCAGGCGGTGGATTTTGCAAGTTCGGTAAACCGGGATTCCGAAGTGGCAGGTGCCCTGACGGACGCCAGCACGCACCAGAAACGCATCGCCGATATTGTCTCTGACCTGATCGAATTTTCTCGTCCCGTGCCGGAACACAATCTGGAAACAGCCGATCTGCGCAAACTGGTGGCCACCGCAACCGGGTTTTGCCGGCATCAACTGAGAGGCGTGGAACTTCACATAAACATTCCGGACGGAACCCTGCTTCCCTGCTATCCATCGGCGCTGACCCAGGTGTTCGTGAACCTGCTGCTCAACGGTGCCTCAGCCGTCAGCAACAGCCACGGGCACGGCAAAATCGAGATAACCGCCGAAAGCACCGACACCGCGCATCGCATCTGGATCCGGGACAATGGCCAGGGCATCGCGCCGGAGGATATCAAGCGCCTCGCTGATCCGTTCTATTCCACCAGCGATACACCGGACAACCTGGGGCTGGGCCTGAGCATCTGCCAGACCATCATGCGACATCACAAGGGCAGCATGTGGATTACCAGCGAGCCCGGGCAATGGACAGAGGTAACCCTCACGCTACCTAAAACCGCAGCACGACGCGGAGGGTAA
- a CDS encoding DUF4956 domain-containing protein has product MESAVDFHFVIRLLINTASVFVLIRCYYAFSRHRENAASFILFGVGVFLVTALLHSVTVTMGFAFGLFAVFSMLRYRTEALGIKEMTYLFLVIAMALLAAVGTMHHLELVCLNLLVIVLALVLETRVLLPRHSEREVEYEKIENVHRDRRELLIADLRDRTGLDVFRVDVVSVSYLRDTALLRMHFRQEPDHVR; this is encoded by the coding sequence ATGGAATCGGCAGTTGATTTCCATTTTGTGATCCGGCTTTTGATCAATACGGCCTCGGTGTTCGTGCTGATCCGTTGCTACTACGCCTTTTCCCGCCATCGGGAGAACGCCGCCTCGTTCATTCTGTTCGGCGTCGGTGTTTTTCTGGTGACTGCCTTGTTGCATTCGGTCACCGTCACCATGGGTTTTGCCTTCGGACTCTTCGCTGTCTTCTCTATGCTTCGGTACCGAACCGAGGCGCTGGGCATCAAGGAAATGACCTATCTGTTTCTGGTGATTGCCATGGCCCTGCTGGCGGCGGTTGGCACGATGCACCACCTGGAGCTGGTGTGTCTCAATCTGCTGGTTATTGTGCTTGCATTGGTACTCGAAACCCGGGTGCTGCTGCCCAGGCATAGCGAGCGAGAGGTGGAGTACGAAAAGATCGAGAACGTCCATCGGGACCGTCGGGAACTGCTCATTGCCGACCTTCGTGATCGCACCGGTCTGGATGTGTTCCGGGTGGATGTGGTGTCGGTCAGTTACCTGCGGGACACCGCCCTGTTGAGAATGCACTTTCGACAGGAGCCCGATCATGTTCGCTGA
- the ercA gene encoding alcohol dehydrogenase-like regulatory protein ErcA has protein sequence MSHDISSLRKFVSPEIVFGAGSRKSVANFASNFGARHVFLVSDPGVAAAGWVDEIVTLLTDANIRSTVYTGVSPNPKVEEVMTGAELYRSSECDVIVAIGGGSPMDCAKGIGIVATHGRSILEFEGVDTITNPSPPLILIPTTAGTSADVSQFAIISDPNRRFKFSIISKAVVPDVSLIDPEVTETMDAYLTACTGVDALVHAIEAYVSTGSGPLTDTHALEAIRLINRNLELLVENTADPYLREQIMLASMQAGLAFSNAILGAVHAMSHSLGGFLDLPHGLCNALLLEHVVAYNFQSAEDRFRRVAEAMDIDTRGMAKPEIKKRLMNRIVELKRRVGLEARLAQLGVSVSDIPHLSGFALQDPCILTNPRKSSLRDVQVVYEEAL, from the coding sequence ATGAGTCACGATATCTCTTCCTTGCGAAAGTTTGTGTCACCGGAAATTGTGTTCGGTGCCGGCTCCCGAAAGTCCGTGGCAAATTTCGCCAGTAATTTCGGTGCCAGACACGTATTCCTGGTGTCCGATCCTGGTGTGGCTGCCGCCGGGTGGGTTGACGAGATAGTGACTCTGCTGACGGATGCAAATATCCGCTCGACCGTTTACACCGGTGTTTCACCCAATCCCAAGGTGGAGGAGGTGATGACCGGGGCCGAACTCTACAGATCCAGTGAATGTGATGTCATTGTCGCCATCGGTGGCGGCAGCCCCATGGACTGCGCCAAGGGGATCGGTATCGTGGCCACCCATGGCCGCAGTATCCTGGAATTCGAGGGCGTCGACACCATAACCAATCCGTCGCCGCCGCTGATCCTGATTCCCACCACGGCGGGCACCTCGGCGGATGTGTCCCAGTTCGCGATCATTTCGGACCCCAACCGCCGGTTCAAATTCTCGATCATCAGCAAGGCCGTGGTGCCGGATGTTTCCCTGATCGACCCGGAAGTCACCGAGACCATGGATGCCTACCTCACCGCCTGCACCGGCGTTGATGCGCTGGTGCATGCCATTGAGGCCTATGTGTCCACAGGCAGTGGCCCGCTGACCGATACCCATGCTCTGGAGGCCATTCGCCTGATCAATCGGAATCTGGAACTGCTGGTGGAGAACACCGCAGATCCTTACCTCCGGGAACAGATCATGCTGGCTTCGATGCAGGCGGGGCTGGCGTTTTCCAATGCCATTCTAGGGGCGGTACACGCCATGTCCCACAGCCTGGGCGGGTTCCTGGATTTGCCCCATGGCCTGTGTAACGCGCTGCTCCTGGAGCACGTGGTGGCTTACAACTTCCAGTCTGCCGAGGACCGTTTCCGGCGGGTCGCAGAGGCTATGGATATTGATACCCGTGGTATGGCCAAACCGGAAATCAAGAAGCGACTAATGAACCGCATTGTGGAACTCAAACGTCGGGTTGGACTTGAAGCACGGCTGGCCCAGCTTGGTGTTTCGGTATCCGACATACCGCATTTGTCCGGATTTGCCCTGCAGGACCCCTGTATTCTCACCAACCCCCGTAAGTCATCGCTGCGGGATGTCCAGGTTGTCTATGAAGAAGCCCTCTGA
- a CDS encoding OprO/OprP family phosphate-selective porin, translated as MFAELKWALLIIGLTLAFSLQPLLVMASPLEAELGGYVAAGVDHYGAFYDEDGEPSTTRGVLRNAKLELELSWGKRWEAELDGSYKIEGDKKELDLGDAYLVYDGPSRFEAQVGRFKEPFGLERLASYTNLNTSERSLVSSAFAPGRSTGIMAGQYRNRGTWSLGLFTDEPDGGSTHAVTARLTRAPVRSETQTVHLGTAVSYRDLGESRFQIKDEGEVFSADNVIRSPRFEARDAWLAGLEAAWLYNRLTLVAEAMAQNVRRTDGSRWQFAGAYLQAGVFLTDDQRYYSRGEFDRIEPRHRAGALELVARHSAVDLRDRNLGAEASVTLLGFAWYLGEVFQLRLNYLIPDISGNTLMAAPDGDAVTLRVVLRF; from the coding sequence ATGTTCGCTGAGCTGAAATGGGCATTGCTGATTATCGGTCTGACCCTGGCGTTTAGCCTGCAGCCCCTGCTTGTTATGGCGTCACCGCTGGAAGCCGAACTGGGTGGTTATGTTGCCGCCGGTGTCGACCATTACGGTGCGTTTTATGACGAGGATGGCGAGCCCAGCACCACCCGGGGCGTACTGCGAAATGCGAAGCTTGAACTGGAACTGAGTTGGGGAAAGCGCTGGGAGGCAGAGCTGGACGGCAGCTACAAGATCGAAGGCGACAAGAAAGAGCTGGATCTTGGTGATGCCTACCTTGTTTACGATGGCCCGAGCCGGTTCGAAGCCCAGGTGGGGCGCTTCAAAGAACCTTTCGGCCTGGAGCGCCTCGCAAGCTACACCAACCTGAACACCAGCGAGCGTTCGCTGGTGAGTTCGGCGTTCGCACCTGGGCGATCCACCGGTATTATGGCGGGGCAGTATCGCAATCGAGGCACCTGGTCACTGGGTCTGTTTACCGATGAACCCGATGGCGGCTCCACTCACGCCGTAACCGCGAGACTGACCCGTGCCCCTGTTCGTTCAGAGACCCAGACCGTGCATCTTGGCACGGCGGTCTCCTACCGTGACCTCGGCGAAAGCCGTTTCCAGATCAAGGATGAGGGGGAGGTGTTCAGCGCCGATAATGTCATCCGCAGCCCGAGATTCGAAGCCCGTGATGCCTGGCTGGCGGGCCTTGAAGCCGCCTGGCTTTATAATCGCCTGACCCTCGTGGCGGAAGCCATGGCCCAGAACGTGCGGCGAACCGACGGGTCACGCTGGCAGTTCGCTGGCGCTTACCTTCAGGCCGGTGTGTTCCTGACTGACGATCAACGCTATTACAGCCGCGGAGAGTTTGACCGGATCGAGCCCCGGCATCGGGCGGGCGCCCTGGAACTGGTCGCCCGGCACAGTGCGGTAGACCTGCGAGACAGGAACCTGGGGGCCGAGGCGAGTGTAACGCTACTGGGTTTTGCCTGGTACCTGGGCGAGGTGTTCCAGCTGCGCCTCAACTACCTGATACCGGATATTAGCGGCAACACCTTGATGGCCGCGCCGGACGGAGACGCCGTTACCCTCCGCGTCGTGCTGCGGTTTTAG
- a CDS encoding LuxR C-terminal-related transcriptional regulator, with protein sequence MVAGQRRLRLYVTIGQRLLRDSLLFQILLDSEVELVGESETGVATLNHLQAARPTVLLIEENLQDNDGLTIAEHALTMNPSLSVLLISDTPVSNGRMAIYLEAGIKAVVSKDQPIQELIKTLFYIRNGQVYIGNWRQQPEPAAMLAYQALSGREREVAQLMASRLPVRDIAGRLGVSCKTVHSYKDRIFVKLGFERLPELILFMQRHQHGAAE encoded by the coding sequence ATGGTGGCGGGCCAGCGCAGACTCAGGCTGTACGTCACCATCGGGCAACGCCTGCTCCGTGACAGCCTGCTGTTCCAGATCCTGCTGGACAGCGAGGTCGAACTGGTCGGCGAATCCGAGACCGGCGTTGCAACCCTCAATCACCTGCAGGCGGCCAGGCCGACGGTACTGTTGATTGAAGAAAACCTTCAGGACAACGACGGGCTGACTATCGCCGAGCATGCACTGACGATGAACCCTTCTCTCTCGGTATTGTTGATTTCGGACACACCGGTCAGCAACGGGCGAATGGCGATCTACCTGGAAGCGGGCATCAAGGCCGTAGTGTCCAAGGACCAGCCAATTCAGGAGTTGATCAAGACCCTGTTCTACATTCGAAACGGGCAGGTTTATATCGGCAATTGGAGGCAGCAGCCCGAACCGGCGGCCATGCTCGCATACCAGGCCCTGTCCGGACGGGAACGGGAAGTGGCACAGCTAATGGCCAGCCGGCTTCCGGTACGGGACATTGCCGGTCGGCTTGGCGTGTCCTGCAAAACAGTGCACTCCTACAAGGATCGGATATTCGTGAAGCTCGGCTTCGAACGCCTGCCCGAGCTGATACTGTTCATGCAACGACACCAACACGGAGCCGCCGAGTGA
- a CDS encoding PAS domain-containing hybrid sensor histidine kinase/response regulator, producing the protein MKKPSDIKDGENDSGYGIGDLLGLGSQSVRKNYYPALQERIDELEQERNRYKWLFENALHGIFQANLRGGFLACNPAMARICGYDSPEALTEKVIRLREQLFCSSSEFDAIRQELLDEGSLSARETRFQRADRTPVHVAVTLLRRPDLGPEVVEAFVADITERVLARQKLEQLNATLERRVEERTEELQNANVGLRYQIEEREKVERELFVAMEAAKEANRSKDKYLAAASHDLLQPLNAARLMISALQESALPDQETRMVHQVHRALEGAEDLLADLLDISKLDQQAMKPDLVYTDVAALARSLGEEFEAVAANSGLGFRVRTIPATVRTDQRMLTRILRNLLSNAFRYTRKGGVVMALRSRGDRLRIEVWDTGVGIEEDKLRDIFTEFHQLLPQGTGGRQGVGLGLAIVERMVRVLGYDIDVASRPGRGSRFVLTLPLEPAQASPDLARADSLINFADGFDGVPVLVIDNEPAVLESMQLLLERWGCEVLTAASKAEALETLEQTERIPAIILADYHLNNERTGYDAVHGVRRLLGKDIPAAIITADRSDDTRKILRAQYLPILNKPVKPNRLRALMTSLLTSAPA; encoded by the coding sequence ATGAAGAAGCCCTCTGACATCAAGGACGGCGAAAACGACAGCGGCTACGGAATTGGCGATCTTCTGGGGCTGGGCAGCCAGTCTGTCCGTAAGAACTATTACCCCGCTCTGCAGGAACGCATTGACGAGCTGGAGCAGGAACGTAACCGCTACAAGTGGTTGTTCGAGAATGCCCTGCACGGAATCTTCCAGGCCAACCTGCGAGGCGGATTTCTGGCCTGTAATCCAGCCATGGCCAGAATCTGCGGTTATGACAGCCCCGAGGCGTTAACTGAGAAAGTCATCCGGCTTCGTGAACAGTTGTTCTGCAGTTCCAGTGAGTTCGATGCGATACGTCAGGAGCTCCTCGATGAGGGCAGCCTGAGTGCCCGGGAAACCCGCTTCCAGCGTGCTGATCGCACACCGGTCCACGTTGCGGTCACCCTGTTGAGGCGCCCGGATCTTGGTCCGGAAGTGGTGGAAGCTTTCGTCGCGGACATCACGGAGCGAGTGTTGGCCCGGCAGAAACTGGAGCAATTGAACGCCACCCTGGAGCGGCGCGTCGAAGAGCGGACTGAAGAGCTGCAGAATGCCAACGTGGGTCTTCGTTACCAGATTGAGGAGCGCGAGAAGGTTGAGCGCGAGCTCTTTGTTGCCATGGAGGCGGCAAAAGAGGCCAACCGCAGCAAGGACAAGTACCTTGCCGCGGCCAGCCATGACCTGCTCCAGCCCCTGAACGCCGCCCGGCTGATGATCTCCGCGCTGCAGGAGAGTGCGCTTCCGGACCAGGAAACCCGAATGGTTCACCAGGTGCATCGGGCTCTGGAGGGCGCGGAAGACCTGCTTGCAGACCTGCTCGATATTTCCAAGCTTGACCAACAGGCGATGAAGCCGGACCTGGTGTACACCGATGTCGCCGCCCTGGCCAGATCCCTCGGGGAGGAGTTCGAGGCTGTTGCCGCCAATTCCGGCCTCGGCTTCCGGGTGCGCACGATCCCTGCGACGGTACGAACGGATCAGCGCATGCTGACCCGTATCCTCCGTAACCTGCTCAGCAATGCCTTCCGCTACACCCGCAAGGGTGGGGTTGTCATGGCTTTGAGATCCCGGGGCGACCGTCTTCGGATTGAAGTTTGGGACACCGGTGTTGGAATCGAGGAAGACAAGCTTCGGGATATTTTCACCGAGTTTCACCAGCTGTTGCCACAGGGCACCGGCGGCCGTCAGGGTGTCGGTCTTGGTCTGGCCATCGTGGAACGGATGGTCCGAGTACTGGGGTACGATATCGATGTGGCCTCACGGCCCGGTCGTGGTTCCCGGTTCGTACTGACCCTGCCACTGGAACCCGCCCAGGCCAGCCCGGATCTGGCTCGCGCCGATTCGCTGATCAATTTCGCCGATGGATTTGACGGCGTGCCGGTGCTGGTCATCGATAACGAGCCGGCGGTGCTGGAAAGCATGCAGTTGCTGCTTGAGCGGTGGGGCTGTGAGGTACTGACGGCCGCCAGCAAGGCCGAAGCTTTAGAGACTCTCGAGCAAACCGAGCGGATTCCCGCGATCATTCTCGCGGATTACCACCTGAACAATGAGCGAACCGGCTACGATGCCGTGCACGGTGTTCGTCGCCTCCTTGGCAAGGATATTCCTGCCGCCATCATCACCGCAGATCGCAGCGACGACACCCGCAAGATACTGCGCGCCCAGTACCTGCCGATCCTGAACAAGCCGGTGAAGCCGAACCGGCTCAGGGCACTGATGACCAGCCTGCTGACGTCTGCCCCGGCCTGA